GTCGCAGCACCAGCTGGCGGTTGGTCTCGGGTCGTGCCATGCCTACTGGATAGCCCACCGCGTACCCTGGCGCGCTCATGTGGCGTTTCCGGCCGCTGAGTGCCATCCCAGGACTGGGCCTCATGGCCATCGTCACGGCGCTGGCACTGGTGCTCGGGGCCTGCTCGGCCCGCGACCGGGACGAGGCTGTTCCTTCCGGCCCCGATCAGGCTGGGACTTCGCTGCCCGTCGAGACGACCACCACCGCGCCCCCGACCACGACCACCCTGCCCCCCACCACCACGCCACCCCCGCCCACCTACCGCCCGGGGTCGGCGGGGCCGGAGGTGCTCGCGCTCGAGCAGCGACTGGCGGAGCTGGGGTTCCGGCCTGGCCCGGTGGACGGCACCTACACGGCGGAGACGTCGTCCGCGGTGATGGCGTACCAGAAGCACGAGGGGCTCGGCCGGGACGGCATCGCCGGGCCCGAGACGATGGGCGCGGTCTTCGCCCCGCTCCGGGGCCCGGGCCCGCTGCCGTGGGGCCCGGCGCCCCGGCTGGAGATCGATCTCGACCGCCAGATCATGTTCGTGCTGCTCGACGACAGCGTCACGGCGCTCAACATCTCCAGCGGCAACAACCAGGCCTACCGCCACCCGGCGGGGTACACCGCGGTGGCCGCGACACCGGTGGGGGAGTTCGCCGTCGAGCGCAAGATCGACGCCGCGGAGCACGCCCCGCTCGGCATCCTGTACCGCCCCATGTACTTCAAGGGAGGGTTCGCGGTGCACGGCTCGACCAGCGTGCCCGGTTACCCGGCCAGCCACGGCTGCGTGCGCACCAGCTACGCGGATCAGGACTGGTTGTTCCCCCTGATCCCCCGCGGCACCCCGGTGGTGGTGCGCAGTGGCGGCCCGGTCATCGATCCCGGCACTGACGCACCGCTGGCGTGACGGACGGCGGCGGGACGGTCGCCCGCGAGGGTCAGCGTGCGGGTCGTGTGCCCCAGCGTTCGGGGTTGCCCCACCTCGACGTCCCGAGCACCAGGAACAGCTCGCAGACCACGTCGATGAGCTGGTCGAGCGATCCGGGCTCGTCGCGCTCCATCCAGTCGATGATGATCTCGTTGATGGCGCCAACCATGCCGAGGGCCACGAGCTCGAAGTCGTGCCCGGGGTCGGTGCCCTCGGGGAAGTAGTCGAGGAAGAAGTTGGCCAGCGCTTCGGCGTACCGCAGATGAGCGGAGCGCCGGCGAGCTTCGAGCGCGGGGCTGACGCCCACGGCTTCGAGGCACACGATCCGCGCCGCGCGGGGATCGTCGAGGAGCGCGTGGACGAAGGCCCCCACCCGGGCGCGGGTGTCGCGGCGGAGGTAGTCGGGCCCCGGCTCCACCTCGGCTGCCAGGACCTCCTCCCAGGCCCGAGCCAGGAGGTCCTCGTAGAGGGAGGCGAGGAGGTCCTCGCGGTTCTGGAACTCCTCGTAGAAGTAGCGGGTGCTGACGAACGAGGTCCGGCAGAGCTCCTCGATCGAGGTGGCGGCGTAGCCCTTGGTGCCGAACAGCTCGAGGGCGCTGTCGAGCAGGGCCTGGCGCCGCTGGGCCCGCCGCTCGCTCAGGGTGAGACCGCGGTGGAGCCGCTCCCGTGGTGGCCGCGGGGCGTGGGCTCGGCCCCGAGCCTGCCCGCCTCGTTGATCGGTCACGGACTCAGGCTACGTCCCGCACCAACCCGGGTCCCGCACGACTCGCTCCCACACCGACTCGGCTCCCATACGAACTGGCATGTCAAACGCGTGCCCTGGCACGCGTTTGACATGCCAGTTCGGCAGTTGGAGAGATGAACGTTCGGGAGTCGAAGAGGTGAAAAGGGGCCTTTCCAAATCGTCCAGCTTGTGGCATCGTGGCCAGGACGGGTTGGTCGGGCCCGCCGTGAGCGGCCATGTGGGAGGGGCCGCACGCCTCGGAGCGCCCTCGGAGGGATCATGACGGAGAACCGATCGATCCTCGAGCCCCTCGATCCCGAGGTGGCTGGCACGCCTCTGGCGGGCGTCCTCGCCGACGTGCGGGCCGCGTACCTGGCCCCCCTCGACGAGGGCGTGGCGGCCCGCCAGCTGGCGGTGCTCCTCGCCCTCGCCGGCGTCGAGCCGGCGTGCTCGCCCGCGGGCAGCCGTTGACCCGGCCCCGGCGTCGGGTCGGGCCGGGCCGGTCGAGCGCAAACCGAGGGTGCGCGCGGCTGCCAAGATGGCGCCGTGTCGCCGATCACCCTCCACTGGTTCCTCCCCACGGGCGGTGACAGCCGGGAGCTGATGCCCACCGGCGAGGCCGCCCACCGCCGCCAGCCCGACCACGACTACCTGGCACAGGTCGCCCGGGCGGCCGAACGTCTCGGATTCACCGGGGTGCTGACACCGGCCGGCACCATGTGCGAGGACGCCTGGGTCACCACCGCGTCGCTGCTCGCCGACACCGAGACCCTGCGCTTCCTGGTGGCGTTCCGGCCCGGGCTGCTGTCGCCCACGCTGGCGGCGCAGATGGCGTCGAGCTACCAGCGCATGTCCGGTGGTCGCCTCCTGCTCAACATCGTCACCGGCGCGGACACCTCTGAGCTCGGTCGGTTCGGCGACTGGCTCGACCACGACCAGCGGTACGAGCGAACCGACGAGTTCCTCACCGTGCTGCGGGGGGCGTGGTCCGGGGAGCCGTTCGACTTCGAGGGCCGCTACTACCGGGTGCGAGGCGCGACCAGCCGTGCCGTTCCCGACCCCCTCCCGGCCATCTACTTCGGCGGCGCCTCGCCGGCGGCAGAAGCCGTCGCGGCCCGCCACGCGGACGTGTACCTGGCCTGGGGCGAGCCGCCCGCGATGGTGGCCGAGCGGCTGGATCGGGTCCGGGCGTCGACCGCCGCGGAGGGTCGGTCGGTGCGGTTCGGCATCCGCTTCCACGTCATCGCCCGCGAGCGCGCCGGGGACGCCTGGGCGGAGGCCGAGCGCCTCCTCGCCGGCATCGACCCCGCAGCGGTGGCTGCAGCCCAGGCCGATTACGCCGCCACCCAGTCGGTGGGCCAGCAGCGCATGGCCTCGCTGCACGGGGGCCGGACCGATCAGCTCGAGGTGTACCCCAACGTGTGGGCGGGGGTCGGGCTGGTCCGGGGCGGAGCGGGCACGGCCCTGGTCGGCAGCCACACCGAGGTGGCCGACCGCATCGAGGAGTACCACCGGCTGGGCTTCGACGAGTTCATCCTCTCCGGGTACCCGCACCTCGAGGAGGCCTACTGGTTCGGCGAGGGCGTCATCCCCGAGCTCCGCCGCCGGGGGTTGGTGGCACCCGACCACCATCCCGCACCGCCCGCCTTCGCCAGTTTCCGCTGACCGTTCCCGCTGGACTCAGCCCCGCCGGATCAGGTCCTTCCAGGATCGGCGGGGTTGGAGCTCCCCCTGGCGGGCCGCCCGGATCCGCTCCTCGCGCAGCATCTCGACCTCACGGTCGTCCAGCGGAGCCAGTTCCCCGGCCACCCAGCCGAGCAGCAGGTCCGCGAGAGCCGGGTTGCGCGCCAGCGCCGGCCCGTGGAGGTAGGTGCCGACCACCCGCCCGCTGACCGCGCCCTCCTCACCCCAGCCGTTCCCTTCCCCCACCTCCACCCGCCCGAGAGGCCGGGCCGCGGGACCGAGCCGGGTGCGCCCCCCGTGGTTCTCGAACCCGGTGAGCTCGGGCAGCCCCCAGCACGGATCCGGCTGCACGAGCAGCTCCCCGACGGCGCGGGGGCGCTGCAGGCGCACGGTCTGCACGTCGAGCAGCGCCAGCCCCGGCCGTGGCTGCCCGACAGCGTCGGGGAACTGGTGGCCCAGGATCTGCATGCCGGCGCAGACCGCGAAGACCACCGCCCCCCGCTCGACCGCCCGATGGAGCGCCCCCTGCTCGGCCAGCTCCCGAGCCGCCTCGACCTGGGGGCCGTCCTCGCCCCCACCGAGCAGATAGAGGTCACCCTGCTCCGGGATCGGCGCGCCGCTCTCGACGGTCACCAGCTCGTGGGGGATGCCGCGCCACGCCAACCGCTTGGCCAGGACGGTGGCGTTGCCACCATCGCCGTAGGTGCCGAGCAGGTCGGGGTAGAGCTGCACCAGGCGCACCGCCGAGTCGCCACCGGTCCCCGTCCCCATCAGCGGAGCGTCTCCAGCGCGTCCTGGAACGCGGTGTAGTTCGCGGCGACGTCCACCGCGGGGCTGCCCGCGGCCTGCACCGCCGCGGCGAGAGTGTCGGCGACCACGTGATCTACCGCCGCGTAGCGCAACCGCACCGCCAGGTCGTGGCGGCGCTCGCCCGTCGCCACCACCCGCCGGCCCCGGAGCCGCTCGAAGGGCACGTCCCACAGCCAGGAGGGGTCGTGGCCGTCGGCGACCCGAGCGTTGATGGCCACGACCACCGGCTGCGGTGGGGGAGCCAGCATGTCGAGCGCTTCGCGCCAGCCTGCCGGGTTCTTGGCCAGCAGGAGCCTCGCCCGGCAACCGTCGACGGTCACGGTGCGGTAGCGGCCCGCCACGTCGTCGACGTCCGCCATCGCGGCCGCAGCCGCCTCGGGGGTGGCACCCATCGCCTCGGCAGCGGCCAGGGCCAAGGCCGCGTTGGCCCGGTTCACCCGGCCCGGGAGGCGCAGCTCGAGCGCGGTGCGCCTCCCGTCCCGGTGGGCGACCGCATCACCGTCGAGCCACAGGTCGGGCTCGGGTCGAGCCAGGTCGCACCCGAGGCAGCTCCACCCGCCGCCCTCGAACGAGAG
This DNA window, taken from Rhabdothermincola sediminis, encodes the following:
- a CDS encoding L,D-transpeptidase family protein is translated as MAIVTALALVLGACSARDRDEAVPSGPDQAGTSLPVETTTTAPPTTTTLPPTTTPPPPTYRPGSAGPEVLALEQRLAELGFRPGPVDGTYTAETSSAVMAYQKHEGLGRDGIAGPETMGAVFAPLRGPGPLPWGPAPRLEIDLDRQIMFVLLDDSVTALNISSGNNQAYRHPAGYTAVAATPVGEFAVERKIDAAEHAPLGILYRPMYFKGGFAVHGSTSVPGYPASHGCVRTSYADQDWLFPLIPRGTPVVVRSGGPVIDPGTDAPLA
- a CDS encoding TetR/AcrR family transcriptional regulator translates to MTDQRGGQARGRAHAPRPPRERLHRGLTLSERRAQRRQALLDSALELFGTKGYAATSIEELCRTSFVSTRYFYEEFQNREDLLASLYEDLLARAWEEVLAAEVEPGPDYLRRDTRARVGAFVHALLDDPRAARIVCLEAVGVSPALEARRRSAHLRYAEALANFFLDYFPEGTDPGHDFELVALGMVGAINEIIIDWMERDEPGSLDQLIDVVCELFLVLGTSRWGNPERWGTRPAR
- a CDS encoding LLM class flavin-dependent oxidoreductase; the encoded protein is MPTGEAAHRRQPDHDYLAQVARAAERLGFTGVLTPAGTMCEDAWVTTASLLADTETLRFLVAFRPGLLSPTLAAQMASSYQRMSGGRLLLNIVTGADTSELGRFGDWLDHDQRYERTDEFLTVLRGAWSGEPFDFEGRYYRVRGATSRAVPDPLPAIYFGGASPAAEAVAARHADVYLAWGEPPAMVAERLDRVRASTAAEGRSVRFGIRFHVIARERAGDAWAEAERLLAGIDPAAVAAAQADYAATQSVGQQRMASLHGGRTDQLEVYPNVWAGVGLVRGGAGTALVGSHTEVADRIEEYHRLGFDEFILSGYPHLEEAYWFGEGVIPELRRRGLVAPDHHPAPPAFASFR
- a CDS encoding type 1 glutamine amidotransferase, which translates into the protein MGTGTGGDSAVRLVQLYPDLLGTYGDGGNATVLAKRLAWRGIPHELVTVESGAPIPEQGDLYLLGGGEDGPQVEAARELAEQGALHRAVERGAVVFAVCAGMQILGHQFPDAVGQPRPGLALLDVQTVRLQRPRAVGELLVQPDPCWGLPELTGFENHGGRTRLGPAARPLGRVEVGEGNGWGEEGAVSGRVVGTYLHGPALARNPALADLLLGWVAGELAPLDDREVEMLREERIRAARQGELQPRRSWKDLIRRG